CCTACCCGCCATGCTGTTGATGCGCTCCAGAAGTTGGGGAATCAGATATTGCATCTCGACCGCGGCAGGCCCGGCACAGGCGATTGTCAATGTGCCGCCCGACAATTTACGCGGCGTTGACATACGCGCCAGAGCGGGCCCAACAATATGCGGCCAATCGAGGATAATCTGCACGGCAAGGCTGGGTCGGCGTTTCAGGGCAGGGCGGGCGACAGGGTCGATCAAAGCGCCAAGCGCTCTCATCCCGAAAAAGCGCCGTGCCTCTTTTTCCGGCTGTGTTGACCCGGGACGGGTCGTCCCGGACTTGCGCGCTGTGTCGGATTTCTTCATATCGCTCGTGTGACCTTCTCTGCTGTCTCACTGCTGCTCTGGTATGATCATCACCGTCGCATCATGCCGTGGCGCGCCCTACCGGGGCAGAAGCCGGACCCCTATCACGTCTGGCTGAGCGAAATTATGCTGCAGCAAACGACGGTGGTAACGGTACATGTTTATTTTCTGAGGTTTATCGCGCGTTTCCCTTCGGTTCAAGCTTTGGCCGCGGCACCCCAGCATGATGTCCTGGCAGCCTGGGCCGGGCTTGGCTATTACAGCAGGGCGCGCAACCTGCATCTTTGCGCGCGTGAACTGGCGGCGCGCAGCGCTTTCCCCCAAACCGTCCCGGCATTGGAAGCCTTGCCGGGCATTGGGCCTTATACGGCGCGAGCCATCGCGTCCATCGCATTTGATGTGCCGGTCATCCCGGTTGACGGCAATGTTGAGCGCGTCACATCGCGGCTCTTCGCCTCCGACACACCGCTCCCCACCGAGAAGAAGCACCTTGCCACCCTTGCCGCGACATTAAATGACGACCCGCCTGCGCAGGCGCGAGCGTCTGATTTCGCGCAGGCTTTGTTCGATCTGGGCGCGACGATCTGCACGCCGCGACGCCCGAAATGCATGTTATGCCCGTGGCAAAAAGACTGTGCTGCGCACCGAGAAGGCAAAGAGGAGTCCTACCCGGTTAAAACACCTAAAAAGCAACGTCCCGACAGTTATGGCACGGCATTGATCATCCGCGGACCGGGCCCTTCTGTTCTTCTACGAAAACGGCCTGAAAAAGGGCTCCTCGCGGCGATGATGGCACTTCCCGGGAGTGACTGGGTTTC
This DNA window, taken from Acetobacteraceae bacterium, encodes the following:
- a CDS encoding DUF721 domain-containing protein → MKKSDTARKSGTTRPGSTQPEKEARRFFGMRALGALIDPVARPALKRRPSLAVQIILDWPHIVGPALARMSTPRKLSGGTLTIACAGPAAVEMQYLIPQLLERINSMAGRAPAGEGRQSPLRFRDQSTFVTRVRIIHDAVLEEVSERPARKPAEPVMIEEGRRQPIHDVLQRLGGLISARERDKSPS
- a CDS encoding A/G-specific adenine glycosylase gives rise to the protein MTFSAVSLLLWYDHHRRIMPWRALPGQKPDPYHVWLSEIMLQQTTVVTVHVYFLRFIARFPSVQALAAAPQHDVLAAWAGLGYYSRARNLHLCARELAARSAFPQTVPALEALPGIGPYTARAIASIAFDVPVIPVDGNVERVTSRLFASDTPLPTEKKHLATLAATLNDDPPAQARASDFAQALFDLGATICTPRRPKCMLCPWQKDCAAHREGKEESYPVKTPKKQRPDSYGTALIIRGPGPSVLLRKRPEKGLLAAMMALPGSDWVSVSAPPDIPQKNASARTWMYLGRVKHVFTHLTLYLDVYEVEVTSWTTARSSRLAPLLVPEMIADAVACAIKDLPDQALPSLMRKCLALAKLPA